The Phragmites australis chromosome 13, lpPhrAust1.1, whole genome shotgun sequence DNA window ACCCACAACAGCTTCTGCAAGGTAGTACAATAGAATAATCATTTGCATGACACACAAGAATAACCGGAAGCAAAGCTGATGCTGTACTGACAGCTTGTATGCCAGGTGCCTTTCATAATTGAGCACTACCTTGCAGCTCGACATTGTTTGTTCATGAGCTATGGTCTTCTGATTAGGAGGAAAACAGAGAAGTTTCATTGAAAAGGAAACAACAGGGCGCATGTTCTTGGTAGTAGTATAATGTGAAGGTCCTGACACGAGCGTCACAAAAGTTCTCTCGGTGTCGTCCCTTAGACCACTAAGGAATTGGCTTCCCAACACAAGAAATTCCTGGCTCTGCAAGTCATAGAAATCAAAACTGGAGCTTTCACCATAAGAATAAGTATGTGTAAGTTGTAACTAAAGGGTAATCTATTACTTTCACAGAGACATATCTCTTCTGATAAATTTCCACACAAAGAATTACTTCTGGATGGACCACAGGCCTGTGCTCCTCAGATTTCGAAGCTTTGTTCTGGGAAGAAAATAGATTGTAAGACTAACATTCCAAAGACAAGGGTTTGTGTAAAGAGATGCCACACATGAACTGAGATAATCCAAACCTTCCAAGGTGCCCTGATGTATTTAAGAGATCTTGCCACTTCAATTTTCTCAGATGATGTCTTGGAACCTTTAGACGTCACAGAATCACCACTGCACCCAAAGAATCATTTTTCATTTACGATCGTGACATGAACGAGATCATACGATGAAGTCTTAATTTAATTTATGGTCTCAAGTCCATACTCATAAAATGGCCATCAGGCTCTCCCTGGAGTGCATAATCGTAAAGTGGATAATCATATGGGCACGACCTCGGAGACGGCCGCCAGCCCAGGACGGCGGACGTCTCCGTCCGACACGGCGACGTGCAGACGGCCCCTCGGCGGACAGTGGTGGcgtgcgcggcggcggcggagatgcAGGTGCGGGCACCTGCCCAGTTTGGCCGGGGCTTAGCTCCGCCCCTTGGCGGCGGCGAGTTGGTTGTTGGGAGGTCGGCGGCGATGTTGTTATGACCAGAGCTACATCAACGTCCAAGATTGCTAGATTCCGTTGGAGGGAAGATCGGTGGACAGTTGTTGCTAATTGTCGGACCGCAACAGTTACTTCAGTTTTATTACCTTTCTTAGCTGTCTTAAGCTTGTTTAGCTAATAATTAGCGTTAATCTGAGTTGTAATCTGGACCAGAGTATATAACCGGCCATCGGTGGGGAAAACAAACTTGACTTGTTTGTTGGATGATTCCAGATATGCTATGAAAACGGGATGAACTGCTTTGGCTCATTCCTCCAAATCCATCAATTTCTCTGCAATTCCTTTTCGAATTCTTCTTGTCACGCCTAAATCTCTGCTTAAGTGTGACAGATGTGCGGCGTGGGGATGGAGGTTAGCGGCGATGTGAGGGATCATGGAGGTGATGGGGAAGGGAGATGAGGCGATGGACGGCCGAGTAGGAATCTTCGGATGAGGATGGTGTGGCTGGCTCTCCGGCCGATCGTGACCTGCGTCAGGATCACGTGGATGCTTTGAGATGCACGCAGATGACAGCTGGCTTGAATCTAGGACGTGCTGCAGACCATAGGTATGTAGTACGGAAGTAAATTCTATAGTATCATATCTAGAAAGATCTTTGTGAGACTCTATTTATATCATCCATTCTGTGATAGAAGAGAGAATAAACACGTGTCATCGCAGAGTAGATGATCTCTCGTAGaatataatatataaaatttgcttctatGCCTTATGCCtgtatactccctccgtttttcAATACTTGTCATTTTGACCGAACACGTATACCAAATCATACTAAGGGTAGTACCAATTTTAAATGTGGAATGATAAAAATACCCTTAAAAAACTAGCCCAAATATTCTAGAACCTACTGTAAATACGTGGGTAAGAGATATTTTATAAGTATAAAATTGGACACTATGTCTTAAAAAACGTGGAGTGACAagtattttaaataaataaaatgatcaaaagtgacaagtattgAAAAACAGAGgaagtatatatatttttttccaaaCCCCCAAACAAGCCTCTAGATTGAACGAAAATTTATCCCGCGTTTGTTCACCATCAATTCGGCAAAGCGTGGTAACGACCAGGACTGCAGGAGCATAGAATTGTCGTAggtcaaaagaaaaaactcaaTGCCGCGCCCTTCGATCTGTGTTTTGTTGACTTCCTAGTCGTTTCGCGTAGCTCGAGAGAACCACTCTCCGTGGCTATCTTCTCCGTGACATTCCTTGCCTCGCTACCCATCAAACAGACCCTGACAACGCGGAGACAGTTTGGGTTCTGTTTTCTTCTTAGCCTGGCAATGATTTCCGGAGAAAACGACCAGGAGCTGAATCTAGGCGGAAAGCAGTGATGTGTGCGTAGATTTGATAGAACTAGCGAACCATCTGGAGTTGGGTGGCGCAGCCATGGAGCCAGTGGTAACCATGGGCACAACGCGCGACTTGCACCGAGTCAGCAAAGCGATCTCATGCCTAGTGCAGCGCATGCACGCGATCGGACTAGGGTTGCCTTACTTCTGAGCAAATGAGGAAATGGCCCCATGCTTATCATGAGCTTGCCAGATCTCAACTCGGTGCACAGAACATGCACTAGGGTTTGATTGTTTACCCGCATAAGAGTATCCTGCACGATGAATACGTATAATTTTAGAGAGAAGTATGTATTATTTATCGCATACACTGTTACAATCTAGTTAGACGGATGTAAATATATGTCTAGCACATGTGAAAGGAGGGATGCTCGAATCGAGTTTCCTCTGTAGCCTGACCCGGCGGATGTGGACTTCTATATCTGCTCATGCAGATGGACACATTtgttagtgtcacaaaatcatctttatacaAACAATCAATCACCATCTTACATTCGTTCATACGATTtcagattcaatcaaccaaatagaaaatccAGCTCAGTCTGTCTAAACAGATACAACTAAACAAACACATTTCTTTTCAATAAACTAGCAAGATAGCTCACACTAATAGTGTGGCTAGCCTCGCCGTAATTTCAATCATTCTTTTGTCTATTCTAACCTcaatttaaattattatttattttattttatttgaatttttcatTTAGATATTTTCTTCCTAAACTGTATGTAAATCAAACTATGTTTTGCATAATTTTATATTTCgaattagttatttattaattgtatttgatatagattttttttatttaacctAGACCGCTAGATGTTTATAACCATAAGTAATCTagatcttttatttttttattaacatgataattttataattttaagaATAAACATGATGACTCCTTTAAATACTGAAATAATAATATTCGCTATCTGTTGACTTGGTAGAGGCTACCTTATCTAATTATTATTCTGACTCTGTTTAACCAACTTCTCTTCATTTGCTTATACGGTCGATACGGATAAGACCCCGTCACACCTCAAAGCGGGCGCCAGTATCTCCGGGCCGTGCGTTGCACTCACGCGCCGCATCCCGGGCTCACCCGAACGAACGCCGCACGGGTTATTtcggtcttttttttttgactcttcaccactgaatacagctgtagtatctaAACATGAACGCACGCACTCACCCTCTACACATATGCATCCATTTCACACACACCTAATGCACGTATATGCTAGCCCTACAACTACACACAGCTTGAAGATAGCGTCCGGGTTATTTCGGTCTTGGCACCCTTGGCGAGGATGGGTTCGGCGAGGTGGGCCGAACCGTCCGCAGTACGGTGCCGCGGCGAGCTGAACAACAGCCCAAGCGTGCTTAGCAAGTCAAAATGGGCTCGGCTGGTTGATACGCGGCGGGCAACCAGACCAACCGCTACGGCCCGAGGACGAGGAGAGGAGGCCAACGGTACTCCGTCAATACTACGGCGACACCACAGAGCGCGCCAGATTCGACATGCTTGCATGCGAAATTGTAGTAGTTTTGCATGAAGTGTAGCAAGTTTGGATACAGGATGCAGCGTACCTGAAGCTGATGGAGGCGGTGATGGTGTAGGCGATGCCGGAGCCGAACAGGGCCGTCTGCTGCAGCAGCATGCAGACCCACGCGTTGGTGCTACCTGTCGAGCATTTTGTTAATAGTATATGGCAGGCTATGGTGCTATGTTCAGGAGCGAAGCTGGAGCATACTTCAAGATTCCATATATGTCATAATAAAAatttaatataatatataataataaaGAAATAACGATAGAAATGCTTATCAAAATGAATGGTCTTATAACATCTGTTAAAATAGTATAGTAAAGGTAAATAACACCAAAATCATAAACAAAATACAATCGGTATTTGCAAAATTCACCATTCAACCTCGATaactacaaaatatataaaaaaccaACTTAACATTTTTAATGAGAAACTGaattaaaaattgaaataaaagTAATACACTACTTTCTagtatttatgtttttttaaaagttattcaTAAGTTTATTGTCATTACATGTTATTCAAAATTCCAATTCCATATTGTATCATGCTTGCATGTGAAATTGTAGTAGTTTTGCATGAAGCGTAGCAAGTTTGGATACAGGATGCAGCGTACCTGAAGCTGATGGAGGCGGTGATGGTGTAGGCGATGCCGGAGCCGAACAGGGCCGTCTGCTGCAGCAGCATGCAGACCCACGCGTTGGTGCTACCTGTCGATCATTTTGTTAATAGTATATGGCAGGCTATGGTGCTATGCTCAGGAGCGAAGCTGGAGCATACTTCAAGATTCCATATATGTCATAATAAAAatttaatataatatataataataaaGAAATAACGATAGAAATGCTTATCAAAATAAATGATCTTATAACATAGGTTAAAATAGTATAGTAAAGATAAATAACACCAAAATCACGAACAAAATACAATCGGTATTAGCAAAATTCACCATTCAACCTCGATAAcctacaaaatatataaaaaaccgACTTAACATTTTTAATGAGAAACTGAATTAAAAAGTTGAAATAAAAGTAATACATTTACTTTCTAGTATTTACGGTTTTTTTAAGTTATCCATAAGTTTATTGTCATTGCACGTTATTCAAATTCCAATTCCATATTGTATCATGCGTTAGATCAAGCATCTCaaagatgctgtttggaagcggactaagacgggtatgctaaTCAATTACCACATCGCGTGACGAGTGAGCAAAatgcgttgaagatgctgtttgaaAGCcttgaagagtcttacaactatgctttGAGGCTACTATAGAAGTTTGCCATGATGAAtctagggactcagtgggccatagCGGATGAATCGAGCAGGCTAGAAGATGTGTCATACAACAtaactgaccgatacctcattaggttattctggtcctttggacaatgcatcgaagcttcaGACATTGCAGGCCAGTTGTATATGTGaatgccacatttctgagcggcaAGTACCACGTTACCCTTATGACAGATATAACAacagatgcaaataatcagatcattcctctcgcatctgtaatggttgagagtgagaacaatgataacTGGTTGTGGTTCTTcactttggtgaggacacgtgtcatggGAAATAgagaacgagtttgcatcatctcagactgTAATAAGAGCATTCTTTATCCGTTGGACGTGCTATACGATAGCACAAACAAGTTCATTGTATGGcatgatgtggagagaagatggtgcatgcgataCTTGGGAGTGAACCTATACACAAGGTATCgcaacaagtctcttgtaaagagattcaaagggttaTGTCTGCAGAACCAGTAGAAGAAATTTAacaagatatggagagagttaaatgagaccattCGCAAGATGATGGAAGATCAACAAGCACAGCAGGATCATCTGCGAACGCAAATGGTTGAGGGATAAACTATcattagccgttcacgtgctacgtttagccagtgaaTAACAGGGAAGCCGGTGGAGCGTTGGGCTATAATCTATGACACTTATGGTATCAGATTAGCAcatagaatttaaatgatcatattgtacccttTATTATACAAATAgacattctaaaattattgtatccaaCGTATCAtaacaacgaacatagcggaggtgTTCAACAATGTTCTAAAGGGAGTATAGGgtctcccgttgtgtgccatcattgagatCACATTTTATAGAACGGAAGACTACTTTCGAGACTGTGATAATATTGCTATGAATTGCACCACGCAGTTTGCACCTAAgatggaggaaatcatatccacaAGGAGGAATACGACACACTTTCATCGGATGAGGATCTACGACTTGATCAACAATGAATTCGAGATCATGTGCCGttgtaggtatgcttcagggtatagcgtaGGGGACACTGTGCAACAATGTCAACTTGGGGCTCGTGAGGTGAAGTGGACAGACAATAAGCCAAAGCTGCATCATATCATGTGCTCGCATGACTTAGCCGCTTGCAAGGATTTGGAcagcaatgacggatcacaattcatagcactatacttcacgatcgatgcattcaGGAATACATGTCTTAcaaagatgcggtccttcaACATCAGAAGCAACTACAAAGCGACAGAGGGGCCTAAATGGGTAACTTATCCCCGAGCATGACACACAAATCTaggaaggcctagagccacgaggctgcaaggtgacatggataaAGTAGATACTATTGATGGCCTACgtaagtgcaaactttgcaaacaacctggccatgacaggaggacatgAGTGGTGAAGAGGTCCTTTTGGCGTCCGTTGGGAGTCAGAGATGGGCCGATGAGCTTGCTCTCGTGCTTGTGAAGCCGATCCAATTGGTGAGGGCGGGGTGGCTTTGATGCTATGGTTTGCCTGAGCTTGGCAAAATTGGCAAAGGCGACAGCGACACTAGGGCTTGGGGAAGCGGAAACTTGGTGGCTCAGTTCGAAGAAACAGAACGGGGGCGTGAACTTATATAGTGGGTAAACGTGTAGAGGATAGTCCGGATTCAATTGGGATTGTTGGGATTCGAATCAGAGAGGCGACGACGATCGAGATCGGCTCGGACTTAGATGACAACGCGAGGAGGGAGATGATGCGGCTCGTGGGGCGCCAACCGAGAGGGGTAGAGAGAAGATGGCCTGCTGGGCTGGCCCAGACGGGGTGGCGGGGGAAAGGGGAGGGAGGAACGGGCTTAGCCTGAGAAaggatgaaaaagaaaatgggcTGAAAGAAAAGGGAAGGGGATTCGGCCTAGGATAGAAAATTTGGATTTTTCTTTTATGGAtgcatttttttaaacttttccaaaatttcaACAACACACGGTGGGGTTTTTAAAGATTAATTTCCACACAAAGAAACCCTAATGCTACTACgctagcatgaatgcaacattaaaaataaataatgatCTAaactaattatttaatttaaattttaaattttctccTAGGGTTTAAGACGAAGAATAACACCTAAATCTAAGAAAATGATAATTTGTTACTttttcaaaaagttgaaaaattaGGATGTCACAACAACCACCTATAGGAAAGTATGGCGTACATATGGAGGGGTTaagtaaaaaaaactcaatagTAGTAAATATAATTAGCAAGGTAGCTCATGCGAATAGCGTGGCTAGTCTCGTTACAATATTTTATCACAATAActtttgattaattatattttacatggactctttgtttaggtatttgatttttgtaataatttgattttttttctaagactatatttgatatggatccttattttttctattatagtcctaattttaattattatctattttatattATTTGGGCTCTTTGTTTATATGTTTTGCTTTCCAATCTCTATGAAAATCTAACTGTTAATCTTCCATATCttttaattctaaaattacCTAATTACAAATCGTatttaatattgattttttagtTAAATCTAGACtattagatgttcataataataagtgatataaatcttttttaaaattaacatggtaattttaTAGCCTTAAGatcgtttatttttttctcttaaatattaagataataaatAAACTGTGTGAAGCAGGGGTCTAAGATATACATGTGTGTAAACTCTGTTGGCATGTGAACGCGTTTCAATGCGTGTATGGAAAATCCTAAGCGCTGTTGACCGAGTACCGGGTCGAGATCGATCGGTCGATCGCAGCCTGAACGTCGACGATGCCTGTTTGCTCACTGCGTATCTTGTGCGTACGATAAAACAGGACACCTAACTAGGCAGCGAGCTCTCCCAATACTGCCCGTTGCAccaggaaaggaaaggaatatCTTTCTGATACCAGTACATCTACTACTGCTGCTTTTCAAACGCAGTAAAAATATCGTATGTTTATTACCCAGCTCATCTTTAATTTAATCTGCACTACAAATCGAACAGGCTACAGTATACCTACTAGTGCGTACGTGCCAGCAGCCTAGCACAGTAATAAAACGTACAGCACGTCGCTAGTTAACCCGCGTCGCCCGACTCGGGTTCTAGAAGGAGGGTTAAAGATAAATAATTACACCGTATATAAGAAAGCGAAGAAAGTggagtaaaaaaagaaaatatctcgAAGAGATCGCAGCAACCAGCGGTAAGTAGTAACAAAACAAGCTTAACAAGCACGCAGCGCGCGCGTGTGGTCTCACCCCTCCCACCAGTAGATCAATCGCGATTCGCTCACCCCTTTATTTCCTCACCCCACCACCGCATCTtggattaaaatttcatcaaaatttgggcaaaattttgtgaatcttggagaaaaacaaaatatttaattttagatttttctcTGGCTGACATATCAGATTCACAACGCAGAGAGTGAAAAATAATCGAAATTTCAATGAAATTTCATAACTTTTAATTTTTTACCTGTGAAAAAGAATTTgtaaaaccaaattgaaatcTCTGCCGCTTTCGCGCAcacgcctctctctctctctctctctctctctctctctctctctctctgagatACTACTGCTAGGCTAGGCCCCACTGAGGTGTAGGTGCCGGTGCGTGCGTGAGAGTTACCAACTGAGCCTCAGGCCCTTGCCTCGCCTCCCTCTCCGCTCGCTTCTCTGTTGGGTCTCTTGTTGCTCGCGGATTCTGGCGGTtacaaggaggaggagccagcCAGCTCTGGCGCGCGGGTATCAATTCCAGCTCCCTGCCTGCTGGTGAGGTGAGATCGATCTCTCCCcggcctctcctccctcccttcctCGATCTCCCGTCAATGCAAGCAGGCGCCTCCTGAAGATATATAGGCGAACGCCCGCTTGATCATGGCGTGCGCCTCGACCTCGTCGCCCCGCCGGTAGCTAGGTCTTGCGCGGAGGTACGGTGAGCGAGGTTTTGAAGCGGCGATCAATCTGCTAGATCGTACGTGTTTCGGTTTATTGGTGGTGCTCTTTCTTTCCGTTCGTGTGGATTCATTCGGTCGTCCTTACCGGCTTCCTTGGTGGTGGTTTCCGTGGAATACTGATCGTTAATCCAGCCGTGTTCTTCTCGGTTGTGCGCGGTTACGACGTGTGCATCTGGAAGGCAGCTTTAGCTGTTGCGATTTGGGCGAGATTGGTTTCGCTTTGCCTGCCTCCGGTCTTATTGTAGCCttgtttctttttcctcatCGGTGATGCTCTAGTACTACTGCTGCTGTGAGGTGATACCCTCCTCCGAGTTCATGGGGTTTCAGTGCAAGATTTTGATCCGTTTTTGGTCGTCGAGTTGAGCTACTTCGGTTCTTTTCAGctccatcttttctcttttccagGTGGGGCTTGACACCCATCTGTTCATCTCTTCTTTTCATCCGACCTGATATCTTCTTCTTGAAATCGCAATGCGGGTTAATTTTTGCTGCCTGCTGGATTTGCTTCTTCGCCAGCATGATTTCATTCCTTATTTGCGGTGGATCCCCAGCTTGCTATTATCTCAGACTCGGTTACCTTGCCTTTTAATCTGGAAATATCTGCGGCTCGGTTCCATGTTTACATTGTTTAGGATCTCCTGCTAATGGGCGCCTCAaatctttccttttttattgATCTCCTTCCAATTGCAATGCGTGCTTGAGATACAGATCCGAGCCTTGCCAGTTTTCTTCTGAGAATTAGAACAGATTTTCTCATCAAAGTTTTAGTAGTACTAGTAACTTCAGTAGGGTGCTGCCATGCAGGCCTTGGTTAGCTTCTGTGAAAAGAATCATTAGCTTTCTTTCCCAATGCTGGTAGTAGCTGGAGTGGCAGTGCACTTCAGGTAGTTCATTCTCATCTTATCCCTGGGCTTCTGGTACTCTTTTGACAGAAAAGAGGACAGAAAGGCTGCAAGATCTCTTGCCACTTCAGTACATggaatttcctttttctttcaccGTTTGTACTGCATGTTCTCACTCTTGTGAACTCCAGTTCAAGTAGGTGAACCTTgcagcagctagctagctagagcCTATAGCTACTTTTACTGATTCTCACACCAATGTGTCACCCCCCAAGGTTCCAGTGTGCATTGGAGATTTGGTTCTTTTTTGGGTGGTTTTAGAATTACTGTTGGAGATGTACTTTCTTGTTACACCTTGCTCattattttatgttttttctcACACTGAAAATTGATTGTATCTTTCTGTTTAAAACAAACTCTTTGTTCATTGTACTATAGGTTAATTAGTTCTCATCTAATTGGTcactttcctttcttcttttccaGGTGAGGAAGGACTAGTTCTCAGATGGGAGACTCTTGAGATCCAGAGTTTGTTTCGGTTACTAGCTTGCGGCATAGAGGAAGTTGAAGGTTTAATCTGCTTGGCTCGCTGAAACGGATACAACCACCCAGCAGAAGACGGCAGAGGCCACAGCAACACCATAACTCCTCTCTGATCAGCTCAGCACCAGCCCTCACCACCACCTCATGGACTTGCGAACCTTATACTTCCaggcggccgaggcggcggccgaggcagTTCATGCAGTAGATGATGAAGTGCCGGAGCCCAACTCGAATTCTGTGCTGATGAAGCTCGATGTCCAAGTCATGGCTGACGCGCCGGCGTCGTGCCAGGGCAGTGGCGTTGCTGCAATGGGGCTTGGCGATGCGGAGATTGGCAATGGCAAGGCCGCCGAGGGTGGCGGCGGTCGTGACCTTACGTGCCCCGAGTGCGGCAAGGCGTTCCTGTCGGACAAGGCCATGTACGGGCACCTGAGGTCCCACCCGGAGAAGGGCTACAAGGGGGCAACCCGCCCGACGACGGCCAGAGCCGCTTCTGCCGTTGCTGGAGACAAGAAGCTGAGGAAGGCGCCGCGGAAGGAGGCTGAGTTGTCGGCGATCAACTCGACGGCCGTAGAGAAGAAGCCATGGGAGGAGGCCGAGCTCTCGACCAAGTGGCCAGTGAAGGCGAAGCGCGGGCGCGCGCCGTCCACACCCAGTGCGGGGAGCTCGCCCGTGGCGGCGACGCTGTCGAGCAGCTGcagcgaggaggagaaggctgcGATGATCCTATTGGAGATGGCGTCTGGGCGCCCGACTTCAGAACACGAGCAGCCAATACAACCGATTGATGCCCCCGACGCCTTCTCTGGGCACCAGCCTATGCTACTAGATCATGTCGCCGCCGGTAACCAGATGGCGGAAGTCCAACAGCCTATACGACCAGATCATGTCGCCTTTGCTGTCACGGGCTACCAGATGCCGGAAGCCGAGCAGGTTGTTCGACCGGAGCTTGTCCCTGAGATCATCGAGGAGTCGCCGACGCCGAAGGCAGAGGAGGTCACGAAACTGGAGCTTGCCACAGAAGCTGTCCACGTCGTGGTCCCTGCGAACAAGCTCATCGTCCCCAGCACTGGCTATGGCGCGGGCACCATGAAGGTCGAGAAGCGACGACTCCTGGATCTCGAGCAGATGGCAGCATCGCCAGCACCAGCAGATGGCGCCGACGTCAAGCCGCCGGCGAGGCGCATACCGTCGCCAGCGTCGGACAAGAAACACGAGTGCCCGACTTGCCACAAGTCGTTCCCAACCTACCAAGCCCTAGGCGGACACATGGCCAGTCACGTCAAGGGCAGCAAGCACagcgcgcggcacgacgcgCTTGCCATGTCCCAGGCCGTGCACAACGTCTTGGCGCACCACACCCAGGGCGGCAACGTCGTCACCGGCGGCGTGGGCGCGGGCGCTGGAGCTGGCGCGGACCAGGAGCGCCAGGACGTCCAGCCGCCGCACGTGTGCGCGCAGTGCCACCTGACCTTCCCCACAGGGCAGGCGCTCGGCGGCCACAAGCGTAAGCACTGGCTCCCGGAGAAGCAGCGCACCCAAGCTGCacgcgccgcggcggcgccgcggGACTTTGACCTCAATGAGCTGCCCAAGGAAAGGGGAGGGGAGAATCAGCCCTAGCTAGCTAAGCCTTGGAACATTTGGTCTCTGCTTTAAAATCCGTGCGGCTGAAGGAAGCATCAATTTTGAAGGGATATTACAGGAAGTATCACTGCAGTGTCCTAGTGTGTCGTCACTGTGTCATTTAGGGGTTTACAATGTTCAGTTGTCAGCTCTTGTGATATTTGCTTCGAAACACATGAGCTCACCAGCGGTATC harbors:
- the LOC133889509 gene encoding uncharacterized protein LOC133889509, encoding MDLRTLYFQAAEAAAEAVHAVDDEVPEPNSNSVLMKLDVQVMADAPASCQGSGVAAMGLGDAEIGNGKAAEGGGGRDLTCPECGKAFLSDKAMYGHLRSHPEKGYKGATRPTTARAASAVAGDKKLRKAPRKEAELSAINSTAVEKKPWEEAELSTKWPVKAKRGRAPSTPSAGSSPVAATLSSSCSEEEKAAMILLEMASGRPTSEHEQPIQPIDAPDAFSGHQPMLLDHVAAGNQMAEVQQPIRPDHVAFAVTGYQMPEAEQVVRPELVPEIIEESPTPKAEEVTKLELATEAVHVVVPANKLIVPSTGYGAGTMKVEKRRLLDLEQMAASPAPADGADVKPPARRIPSPASDKKHECPTCHKSFPTYQALGGHMASHVKGSKHSARHDALAMSQAVHNVLAHHTQGGNVVTGGVGAGAGAGADQERQDVQPPHVCAQCHLTFPTGQALGGHKRKHWLPEKQRTQAARAAAAPRDFDLNELPKERGGENQP